In Thalassophryne amazonica chromosome 14, fThaAma1.1, whole genome shotgun sequence, one DNA window encodes the following:
- the nyx gene encoding nyctalopin, which translates to MSAVTFSVSVLCLLPQAVLARWACVRACPPSCSCTQEKSCSVLCDRAGLTELPKEFPCEASSINLDKNQLKFLSERAFGTLPSLRSLSLDHNNISFITPGAFKGLPNLVELKLAHNEYISYLHTRTFTGLKKLVRLDLSDCRLFTIPDRLFVEQIALKELICFQNYFRRIPGTIRGMENLTHLYLEKNKIEAVAYNSLLGLNSLRYLNLQENNINVIHNQAFQDLVHLENFYLNDNLLSFLPQITFKGLNRLKMLNLGGNRLTNVSRTWFGDLLELEVLYLDRNQLVYIEDGSFENLTSLITLHLNSNNLTTLPFPVFQPIYFLGRLFLFRNPWECDCALEWLKEWMENYNLVRDIPCASPSSVAGLDLSKVVFARVNGTCVDPAELNMTTASLQVVSTTENRFKSLISKLLQQELREELGNRTESLRNSTLLQPDDWQLSTGVRGQEAPLRQSLLCILLLFSLISQSEMGICVS; encoded by the exons ATGAGTGCCGTCACTTTCTCTG TGTCTGTGCTGTGCCTGCTGCCTCAGGCAGTTCTGGCTCGTTGGGCCTGTGTCCGGGCCTGTCCACCGTCCTGCTCCTGCACTCAGGAGAAGAGCTGCAGTGTCCTGTGTGATCGCGCTGGTCTTACCGAGCTGCCCAAAGAGTTTCCCTGTGAGGCGTCCTCCATCAACCTGGACAAGAACCAGCTCAAGTTCCTGTCAGAAAGGGCCTTTGGTACACTGCCGTCTCTCAGGTCTCTGTCCCTGGACCACAACAACATCTCCTTCATTACCCCGGGAGCCTTTAAG GGTCTGCCCAACCTGGTGGAGCTGAAATTGGCTCACAACGAATACATCAGCTACCTTCACACACGCACCTTCACGGGGTTGAAGAAGCTGGTGCGCCTTGACCTGTCAGACTGCCGACTCTTCACCATCCCAGACCGGCTCTTCGTCGAGCAAATCGCACTGAAAGAACTCATCTGCTTCCAAAACTACTTCCGCAGAATCCCTGGAACCATCCGAGGCATGGAGAACTTGACACACCTGTACCTGGAGAAGAACAAAATCGAGGCGGTGGCCTACAACTCCCTACTGGGCCTGAACAGCCTCAG GTATCTGAACCTTCAAGAGAACAACATCAATGTGATCCACAACCAGGCCTTCCAAGACCTCGTGCACTTGGAGAACTTCTACCTTAATGACAACCTGCTGTCCTTCTTgccccagatcaccttcaaaggcCTCAACCGCCTCAAGATGCTGAACCTGGGAGGAAATCGGTTGACAAATGTGTCCAGAACCTGGTTTGGTGACCTCTTGGAGCTAGAGGTCTTGTACCTGGACCGGAACCAGCTGGTGTACATTGAGGATGGTTCCTTTGAGAACCTGACCAGCCTAATCACGCTCCATCTGAACAGTAACAACCTCACCACCCTTCCTTTCCCTGTTTTCCAGCCCATTTATTTCCTGGGACGCCTCTTCCTCTTCAGAAACCCCTGGGAGTGCGACTGTGCCCTCGAGTGGCTGAAGGAGTGGATGGAAAACTACAACCTGGTGCGGGACATCCCCTGTGCCTCACCTTCATCGGTGGCAGGTCTGGATCTCAGCAAAGTGGTCTTCGCTAGGGTGAACGGGACCTGTGTGGACCCCGCGGAGCTGAACATGACCACGGCGTCGCTGCAGGTCGTCTCCACCACAGAGAACAGATTCAAGAGCCTGATCTCCAAACTGCTGCAGCAGGAGCTCCGGGAAGAGCTCGGGAACAGGACCGAGAGCCTCCGCAACTCAACGCTGCTGCAACCGGACGACTGGCAGCTCTCAACGGGGGTCCGAGGGCAGGAAGCGCCGCTCCGCCAGTCACTTCTCTGCATTCTTCTCCTCTTCAGTttgatcagccaatcagaaatggGCATCTGTGTTTCGTGA